Proteins encoded by one window of Salvia splendens isolate huo1 chromosome 7, SspV2, whole genome shotgun sequence:
- the LOC121742612 gene encoding DNA repair protein RAD51 homolog 4-like isoform X1, translating to MAPLEDLERDYPIIDSNFRMFCASHGIFTDTDFLLHDLSALEAFARQDYAPQKLEQGIRQIISILESGQRPWLNGLELLDDSQLNKCTISTGCERIDILLQGGLRAGHVTELVGPSCSGKTQVCLKAASHVARNSLGKVVYFDTGNSFSPKRVAQFLSLLPDPSTTQINKTVERDMSSIVCHSVFDIFTLLDMLRQLRNNLRSQISFQVRMLIIDSLSSLIAPVLGGGGVHGHALMATAGFLLKEIAHESNLCVVVTNHMVAGEAGMLKPALGESWKSIPHVRLLLSGKYSANGTLIKILKHPYLASGKSTDFVVI from the exons ATGGCGCCATTAGAAGATTTAGAGCGAGATTATCCAATCATCGATTCCAATTTCCGTATGTTCTGTGCTTCTCACGGCATTTTCACCG ATACAGATTTCCTTTTGCATGATCTTTCTGCATTAGAGGCTTTTGCTAGACAAGACTATGCACCGCAAAAATTGGAACAG GGAATTAGGCAAATAATCTCTATATTAGAGAGTGGGCAACGACCTTGGCTAAATGGTTTGGAATTGTTAGATGATTCTCAACTTAACAAGTGTACTATATCCACAGGATGTGAAAG GATTGATATTCTTCTGCAAGGAGGACTGCGTGCGGGTCATGTAACAGAGCTAGTTGGGCCATCATGTTCTGGTAAAACTCAA GTTTGCCTTAAAGCTGCATCACATGTAGCAAGGAACTCTTTGGGCAAGGTGGTCTACTTTGATACCGGCAACTCCTTTTCACCTAAACGTGTCGCACAGTTTCTCAGTCTTTTGCCAGATCCTTCCACTACACAG ATAAATAAAACTGTCGAACGAGATATGAGCAGCATAGTTTGCCATTCTGTGTTTGACATCTTTACCCTCCTTGACATGCTCCGCCAGTTAAGGAATAATTTGAGATCTCAG ATTAGTTTCCAGGTGAGGATGCTTATCATTGACTCACTTTCATCGCTTATAGCTCCAGTTCTTGGAGGTGGTGGTGTACATG GGCATGCCTTAATGGCTACTGCTGGGTTCTTGTTAAAGGAGATTGCACATGAGTCTAACCTCTGTGTCGTG GTGACGAACCACATGGTGGCCGGAGAAGCTGGTATGTTGAAACCAGCGCTGGGGGAGAGTTGGAAGAGCATTCCACATGTTAGGCTTCTGTTATCCGGGAAGTATTCAGCCAATGGTACCCTCATCAAAATACTTAAACATCCATATCTG GCTAGTGGAAAGAGCACAGACTTTGTGGTAATATGA
- the LOC121741719 gene encoding UDP-galactose/UDP-glucose transporter 5-like: MQRGKIIPSWKDILTAGDISPYSRGRESTVWGVSLMIGYLGCDGFTSTFQDKLFKGYDMDIHNQIFYTTLCSCMISFTGLILQGNLFLAVDFVSRHNDCFIDIIILSTVSQYIRCIISHTIRSFGALTFATIMTTRQLVSILLSCVWFSHPLSSEQLIGAVIVFGTIYSKSYFRSKPKPLPSEETENRAVSPTTSNT; the protein is encoded by the exons ATGCAACGTGGCAAAATCATTCCCAGCTGGAAAGACATTCTG aCAGCAGGTGATATTAGTCCATACAGTAGAGGAAGAGAAAGCACTGTTTGGGGTGTTTCTTTGATGATCGGTTATCTTGG GTGTGATGGCTTCACTAGCACATTTCAGGATAAACTTTTTAAAGGCTATGATATGGACATACACAACCAGATATTTTACACGACCCTCTGTTCTTGCATGATAAGTTTCACGG GACTAATCTTACAAGGGAATCTTTTCTTGGCTGTAGACTTTGTTTCTCGGCATAATGATTGTTTCATTGACATTATTATACTTTCCACTGTGAGTCAATACATTCGATGTA TCATTTCTCACACTATCCGCAGTTTTGGAGCTCTGACCTTCGCCACCATAATGACCACAAGACAG TTGGTCAGCATTTTACTGTCGTGCGTGTGGTTTTCTCACCCGCTCAGCTCAGAACAATTGATTGGAGCA GTTATAGTGTTTGGTACCATATACTCAAAAAGCTATTTTAGAAGTAAGCCGAAGCCATTGCCGTCTGAAGAAACAGAGAATAGAGCTGTTAGTCCAACAACGAGTAACACGTGA
- the LOC121742613 gene encoding dirigent protein 10-like translates to MAFQLKATISFLILALAISSATSARILDEEPAPAAAAAITAEAGEHPLTFFMHDILGGSRPSAIAVTGIVANPAVGGQVPFAKPNGAVLPVNNGVPTNNANGGIVNNNNVPFLTGLSGFTSNIGNNNNNNNNNGIIGGMPGFPVLNSAQFPSGSTLQKLMFGTMTVFDDEVTEGHELGSGLVGKAQGFYIYSSEDGNSQTMAFTVMFAGGGYADSISFFGVHRTAVAESHLAIMGGTGKHVNAKGFAKVKTFPGGQHETDGMETLLQITVYLAY, encoded by the coding sequence ATGGCGTTTCAACTCAAAGCCAccatctccttcctcatccTCGCCCTCGCAATCTCCTCTGCCACATCTGCCCGAATCCTCGACGAGGAGCCCGCACCAGCAGCCGCCGCCGCCATCACCGCGGAGGCGGGCGAGCACCCTCTAACCTTCTTCATGCACGACATCCTCGGTGGCAGTCGCCCCTCTGCCATTGCAGTAACCGGCATCGTAGCCAACCCAGCCGTGGGCGGCCAGGTCCCCTTCGCAAAACCCAACGGCGCTGTCCTCCCCGTCAACAACGGCGTCCCCACGAACAACGCCAATGGCGGCATCGTCAACAACAACAACGTCCCCTTCCTCACCGGCCTCAGCGGCTTCACCTCCAACATcggcaacaacaacaacaacaacaataacaacGGAATCATCGGAGGCATGCCCGGGTTCCCGGTCCTGAACAGCGCGCAGTTCCCGTCGGGCAGCACACTGCAGAAGCTGATGTTCGGCACGATGACTGTGTTTGACGACGAGGTGACAGAGGGGCACGAGCTCGGGTCGGGCTTGGTCGGGAAGGCGCAGGGCTTCTACATATACAGCAGCGAGGACGGGAACAGCCAGACGATGGCCTTCACCGTCATGTTCGCCGGCGGGGGATACGCCGACAGCATAAGCTTCTTCGGGGTGCACcggacggcggtggcggagTCGCATCTCGCGATCATGGGAGGCACCGGGAAGCATGTAAACGCGAAGGGGTTCGCGAAGGTGAAGACGTTTCCCGGCGGGCAGCACGAGACCGATGGGATGGAGACGCTGCTTCAGATCACTGTTTATCTTGCTTACTAG
- the LOC121742612 gene encoding DNA repair protein RAD51 homolog 4-like isoform X2 codes for MHRKNWNRQIISILESGQRPWLNGLELLDDSQLNKCTISTGCERIDILLQGGLRAGHVTELVGPSCSGKTQVCLKAASHVARNSLGKVVYFDTGNSFSPKRVAQFLSLLPDPSTTQINKTVERDMSSIVCHSVFDIFTLLDMLRQLRNNLRSQISFQVRMLIIDSLSSLIAPVLGGGGVHGHALMATAGFLLKEIAHESNLCVVVTNHMVAGEAGMLKPALGESWKSIPHVRLLLSGKYSANGTLIKILKHPYLASGKSTDFVVI; via the exons ATGCACCGCAAAAATTGGAACAG GCAAATAATCTCTATATTAGAGAGTGGGCAACGACCTTGGCTAAATGGTTTGGAATTGTTAGATGATTCTCAACTTAACAAGTGTACTATATCCACAGGATGTGAAAG GATTGATATTCTTCTGCAAGGAGGACTGCGTGCGGGTCATGTAACAGAGCTAGTTGGGCCATCATGTTCTGGTAAAACTCAA GTTTGCCTTAAAGCTGCATCACATGTAGCAAGGAACTCTTTGGGCAAGGTGGTCTACTTTGATACCGGCAACTCCTTTTCACCTAAACGTGTCGCACAGTTTCTCAGTCTTTTGCCAGATCCTTCCACTACACAG ATAAATAAAACTGTCGAACGAGATATGAGCAGCATAGTTTGCCATTCTGTGTTTGACATCTTTACCCTCCTTGACATGCTCCGCCAGTTAAGGAATAATTTGAGATCTCAG ATTAGTTTCCAGGTGAGGATGCTTATCATTGACTCACTTTCATCGCTTATAGCTCCAGTTCTTGGAGGTGGTGGTGTACATG GGCATGCCTTAATGGCTACTGCTGGGTTCTTGTTAAAGGAGATTGCACATGAGTCTAACCTCTGTGTCGTG GTGACGAACCACATGGTGGCCGGAGAAGCTGGTATGTTGAAACCAGCGCTGGGGGAGAGTTGGAAGAGCATTCCACATGTTAGGCTTCTGTTATCCGGGAAGTATTCAGCCAATGGTACCCTCATCAAAATACTTAAACATCCATATCTG GCTAGTGGAAAGAGCACAGACTTTGTGGTAATATGA
- the LOC121740988 gene encoding uncharacterized protein LOC121740988, with amino-acid sequence MGEMASLWSYEEHGEMDQLGQKLLYTSLELEKLKSEAMEEMGKNKEYVNQLIQLLQFAIDERDEARKQLDDLISAAAGTGTEMFYGGADSPLLNPAAKANSSITESNSFSETHNYQSPVESLFDAAVSPPPPISDRAALVVESLAKGRALPRKGMLLQAVLQAGPLLQTLMVAGPLPRWRNPPRMRPFQMPAVGEFAPRQQVMGGSIGSNLGDFSFGNNASLISAAAVSSNSGGCFRLPKRQRFC; translated from the exons ATGGGAGAGATGGCTTCTCTTTGGAGTTATGAAGAG CATGGAGAAATGGATCAATTGGGGCAAAAGCTGCTCTACACGAGTCTTGAACTCGAAAAACTGAAATCCGAAGCCATGGAAGAAATGGGAAAAAACAAAGAATACGTGAATCAACTCATCCAGCTCCTTCAATTCGCAATCGACGAGCGAGACGAGGCGCGGAAGCAGCTAGACGACCTGATCAGCGCCGCCGCCGGCACCGGCACCGAAATGTTCTACGGCGGCGCCGATAGCCCTCTGCTCAATCCGGCGGCGAAGGCGAATTCGAGCATAACCGAATCGAACAGCTTCTCCGAAACTCACAACTACCAGTCCCCCGTGGAATCCCTCTTCGACGCCGCCgtgtcgccgccgccgccgatcaGCGATCGGGCGGCGCTGGTGGTGGAGAGCCTCGCGAAGGGGAGGGCTCTGCCGCGGAAGGGGATGCTGCTGCAGGCGGTTCTGCAAGCGGGGCCGCTGCTGCAGACGCTGATGGTGGCGGGGCCGCTGCCGCGGTGGCGGAATCCGCCGCGGATGCGCCCGTTTCAGATGCCGGCGGTCGGTGAGTTTGCTCCTCGGCAGCAGGTGATGGGTGGTTCGATTGGGTCGAATTTGGGGGATTTTAGTTTTGGGAATAATGCTTCTTTGATATCGGCGGCGGCGGTTAGTAGTAATAGCGGCGGCTGTTTCCGGTTGCCCAAACGCCAAAGGTTCTGTTGA